Proteins from a single region of Desulfobacter postgatei 2ac9:
- a CDS encoding isochorismatase family protein — protein sequence MVRSEYVATREESLLLIIDFQQAMLKAIDSWEKIAYKVRQLIRSSNALGIPILLTEQYKKGLGKTLPELLQEIDSPQVFQKEHFSACLEENFISTVQSFNHKKIVVVGMETHVCVLQTCLDLMKSGFQVHLVADAVASRVNENRDIAIDLLKQAGAVISSTEIVIFQWALRANTDDFRKILPIVK from the coding sequence ATGGTACGTTCTGAATATGTGGCCACGCGTGAAGAGAGTTTGCTTCTGATTATCGATTTCCAGCAGGCGATGCTCAAGGCCATTGATTCGTGGGAGAAAATCGCTTACAAGGTGCGTCAACTCATTCGGTCCTCCAATGCTCTTGGCATTCCAATTCTGCTGACGGAACAGTACAAAAAAGGGCTTGGTAAGACCCTCCCTGAACTGCTCCAGGAAATTGATTCACCACAGGTATTTCAGAAAGAGCACTTCAGTGCCTGCCTGGAAGAAAACTTTATTTCCACGGTTCAATCGTTCAATCATAAAAAGATCGTGGTGGTCGGGATGGAAACCCATGTATGTGTCCTGCAAACCTGCCTGGATCTCATGAAGTCCGGTTTCCAGGTACATCTGGTGGCAGATGCCGTGGCCTCCCGTGTAAATGAGAACCGAGATATCGCCATTGATCTGCTGAAACAGGCAGGCGCTGTGATCAGTTCCACCGAAATTGTTATTTTTCAATGGGCGTTACGGGCGAATACCGATGATTTTCGAAAAATTCTGCCCATTGTTAAATAG
- a CDS encoding sulfite exporter TauE/SafE family protein — translation MDWVIIGIAGFLGGMLNAVAGGGSFITLPALIFVGVTPVSANATGTAALLPGYLASAWRFRRDVEFPANLKFRHIAFIAVSGGCLGAAILLMTSEQLFSTQIPWLILLATAAFIVGPWLLEKKSSSIKKSERHCATTALKTSTACLVLLAVCVYGGYFNGGLGIILLATLGIMGQTNLHGMNGLKNIISVLLTTVAVGVYAAGGAIVGGNLLLLSIMAILGGYAGAAVAYRISQRILRGFIVLVGLLMSIGFFLR, via the coding sequence ATGGATTGGGTGATAATCGGGATAGCCGGATTCCTCGGCGGCATGTTAAATGCGGTGGCAGGTGGCGGCAGTTTCATCACACTACCGGCTCTGATCTTTGTGGGTGTAACGCCGGTATCGGCTAATGCGACAGGTACGGCAGCGCTTCTGCCTGGCTACCTCGCAAGTGCATGGCGATTCAGAAGGGATGTTGAGTTTCCTGCAAATTTAAAGTTCAGACACATCGCTTTTATAGCCGTCTCAGGTGGATGTTTGGGTGCTGCTATCTTATTAATGACGAGTGAACAATTATTCTCAACACAGATTCCATGGCTTATTTTGCTTGCTACTGCTGCGTTTATTGTTGGGCCATGGCTTCTGGAAAAAAAAAGTTCTTCAATAAAAAAATCCGAACGGCATTGCGCAACAACCGCTTTAAAGACTTCCACAGCTTGTTTGGTATTACTTGCGGTTTGCGTGTACGGCGGTTATTTCAATGGAGGGTTAGGGATCATATTACTCGCCACCTTGGGTATAATGGGCCAGACCAACCTTCATGGCATGAACGGACTTAAAAATATTATATCAGTACTATTAACAACAGTCGCTGTAGGCGTTTATGCTGCCGGTGGGGCAATTGTTGGGGGGAATCTTCTGCTGCTCAGTATTATGGCAATTCTCGGGGGATACGCTGGGGCTGCTGTCGCATACCGTATTTCTCAACGCATTTTGCGAGGGTTTATTGTCCTTGTAGGACTTTTAATGTCCATAGGATTTTTCCTCCGCTAA
- a CDS encoding DUF3124 domain-containing protein produces the protein MMTKKYILGYPVLLIGLLLCTRGTAFTQDNPNLSKGQKVYVPAYSHIYKGNRQIPSFLTVTLSIRNTDMSHAIEVVFVDYYDTKGTLLKNYLPSPVFLKPLESIRYVVDYDDKAGGAGANFIIEWRSENAVNPPIMETIMGYFEQSLETAYFQFRNYRLIILMSCSG, from the coding sequence ATGATGACGAAAAAGTATATACTGGGTTACCCGGTTTTGTTGATTGGACTGTTATTATGCACAAGGGGGACGGCTTTTACCCAGGATAATCCAAATCTTTCAAAGGGACAAAAGGTTTATGTCCCGGCATATTCACATATTTACAAGGGCAACAGACAGATCCCTTCGTTTTTAACCGTGACTTTAAGCATCCGCAATACAGACATGTCCCACGCCATTGAAGTTGTGTTCGTGGATTACTACGACACCAAAGGCACACTTTTAAAAAATTACCTGCCCTCACCTGTTTTTCTCAAGCCCCTTGAATCCATACGCTATGTTGTGGACTATGACGATAAGGCCGGGGGGGCTGGAGCCAATTTCATTATTGAATGGCGATCTGAAAATGCTGTGAATCCCCCGATTATGGAAACCATAATGGGGTATTTTGAGCAGTCCCTCGAAACTGCCTATTTTCAATTTAGAAATTACCGTTTGATAATCTTGATGTCATGTTCAGGTTAA